Proteins encoded together in one Planctopirus ephydatiae window:
- the ispF gene encoding 2-C-methyl-D-erythritol 2,4-cyclodiphosphate synthase produces MQRIGMGHDRHRLVAGKPLWLGGVSIPFELGLDGHSDADVLLHALTDALLGSLALGDIGEWFPNTDEQWKGVSSDRFVVAAIAAVRERGWEVCNVDATIHAERPKLSAYKSAIAARMAELLSVETDQVSVKAKTGEKVGPVGRGECIDADVIVLVRKV; encoded by the coding sequence ATGCAACGGATTGGCATGGGGCATGACCGGCATCGTCTGGTCGCCGGGAAGCCCTTGTGGCTCGGTGGTGTGTCGATCCCGTTTGAACTGGGGCTGGATGGTCACAGCGATGCGGATGTGCTGCTGCATGCCCTGACCGACGCTTTGCTCGGGTCGTTGGCACTGGGAGATATCGGTGAGTGGTTTCCCAATACCGATGAGCAGTGGAAGGGAGTCTCTTCAGACCGGTTTGTGGTGGCGGCCATCGCAGCGGTGCGCGAGCGCGGATGGGAAGTGTGCAATGTCGATGCGACCATCCATGCCGAGCGGCCCAAACTCTCGGCCTATAAATCAGCCATCGCCGCCCGCATGGCGGAACTCCTGTCAGTGGAGACTGACCAGGTGAGCGTGAAGGCCAAAACGGGCGAGAAGGTAGGGCCTGTAGGACGCGGCGAATGCATCGATGCGGATGTGATCGTGCTGGTGCGGAAGGTGTGA
- a CDS encoding PEGA domain-containing protein: MPHANPLHTDIPLQRTIATHYHLTRCASPTAPLRALGTLDYSTPNREGFPLLAWMLFVVSRPGHTRYLWILLAGLCLLQTGCVSRRLLVQSNPPGALVLLEGEEVGYTPVAVDFTYYGTREVTLIKDGYETLKVMQPVPAPWYQWPGIDFFSDNLLPHRVTDRRRLSYSMQPKQIPPSEDLLQRADQLRNESRLGP; the protein is encoded by the coding sequence ATGCCCCATGCCAATCCGTTGCATACCGACATCCCTCTCCAGAGAACAATCGCAACCCATTACCATTTAACACGTTGTGCATCACCGACAGCACCTCTTCGCGCACTTGGTACTCTCGACTATAGTACGCCAAATCGTGAAGGTTTCCCACTCCTGGCATGGATGCTGTTTGTGGTCTCCCGCCCCGGCCATACCCGTTATCTCTGGATCTTGCTGGCTGGCTTATGCCTCCTGCAGACGGGGTGCGTCAGCCGCCGACTGTTGGTGCAGTCCAATCCCCCAGGAGCCCTCGTCCTCCTCGAAGGCGAAGAAGTCGGCTACACCCCCGTGGCTGTCGATTTCACATATTATGGCACGCGCGAAGTCACGCTCATCAAGGATGGTTACGAGACTCTCAAAGTCATGCAGCCTGTTCCCGCACCGTGGTACCAGTGGCCCGGTATCGATTTCTTTTCCGATAACCTGCTCCCCCACCGCGTGACAGATCGCCGCAGGCTGAGCTACAGCATGCAACCCAAACAGATCCCGCCCAGCGAAGATCTGCTGCAAAGGGCTGACCAGCTCCGTAACGAATCTCGCCTGGGTCCCTGA